From Mus musculus strain C57BL/6J chromosome 8, GRCm38.p6 C57BL/6J, a single genomic window includes:
- the Xkr5 gene encoding XK-related protein 5 isoform b (isoform b is encoded by transcript variant 2), giving the protein MKPGHHTMLWAALLCQQLWRMGMLGARVLSLVLFCRVYRVWVLVVGGAHWLVMTFWLVAQQSDIVESTCHWRLFNLLVGAVFILCYINFWDSPSRSRVASFYLVMLLENSILLLLATDFLQGVPGTSLWTVVGVLSGFLIGCASLVIYYSLLHPKSSDIQQSFMRKCCGPIEDNKPESEPPPRAVDPTGEMPDSSSWCQEESYELTSLDKAPSPEQNTAEVGLGEQRSGESSFFSHHHWLLLKLALKTGSVSRINAALGGDSPGCSCPPLLGSSQHCDLQRKPLFSHQDLPSSPCDPLTLEKGSEYVGAPKAEMESLETSSYLSFASELEDNATTQKPPATQEDSPKLAGSKADLAAQGKETEGPLQGKEGQESTTLYFSAAMDRTTSHQRGSPVVLRISHSETLVESRPGQPALPQAVTKPFPVTVANISPIPGRNFRPSAELPGRAPDSSECEEWKDAARDPSMQSSLPKMRLKAAEEPCFTSTPKSESIQRDYSCRDRVRQEMSFFI; this is encoded by the exons ATGAAGCCAGGCCACCATACCATGCTATGGGCTGCTCTCTTGTGCCAGCAGCTCTGGAGGATGGGCATGCTGGGTGCTCGTGTGCTAAGCCTGGTTCTGTTCTGCCGAGTTTACCGTGTGTGGGTTTTGGTGGTTGGAG gtGCTCACTGGCTAGTGATGACCTTCTGGCTCGTGGCCCAGCAGAGCGACATTGTAGAGAGCACCTGCCACTGGAGGCTGTTCAATCTGCTGGTGGGGGCCGtgttcatcctctgctacatcaaTTTCTGGGACAGCCCTTCCAGAAGCAGGGTGGCCAGCTTCTACTTG GTTATGCTGCTGGAGAACTCCATACTCTTACTACTGGCCACTGACTTTCTGCAGGGAGTACCAGGGACCAGCCTGTGGACTGTGGTGGGAGTCTTGTCTGGATTTCTGATTG GGTGTGCATCGCTGGTTATTTATTACAGCTTACTACACCCTAAGTCCTCAGACATCCAGCAGAGCTTCATGAGGAAATGCTGTGGCCCCATCGAGGATAACAAACCTGAATCAGAACCTCCTCCCAGGGCCGTGGATCCCACAGGGGAGATGCCAGACAGCTCAAGCTGGTGCCAAGAGGAAAGCTATGAGCTAACAAGTCTAGATAAGGCCCCCAGCCCAGAGCAGAACACTGCAGAGGTGGGGCTCGGGGAGCAGAGATCTGGGGAGTCCTCTTTCTTCAGCCACCACCACTGGCTGTTGCTGAAACTCGCTCTCAAGACAGGAAGTGTATCTAGGATCAACGCAGCCCTCGGAGGTGACAGCCCTGGCTGCTCCTGTCCCCCTCTGCTGGGGTCGAGTCAACACTGTGATCTGCAGAGGAAACCCCTGTTTTCCCATCAagacctcccatcctctccctgTGACCCTTTGACCTTGGAGAAAGGGTCTGAGTACGTAGGGGCTCCGAAAGCAGAGATGGAGTCATTGGAAACTTCAAGCTATCTCTCCTTTGCCAGCGAGCTTGAGGACAATGCAACAACCCAGAAGCCACCAGCTACCCAGGAGGACAGTCCAAAGCTGGCTGGGTCCAAGGCTGACCTTGCAGCTCAGGGGAAGGAGACAGAAGGTCCCCTgcaggggaaggaaggacaggagagcACAACACTGTATTTCAGTGCCGCCATGGACAGAACCACATCCCACCAAAGAGGCAGCCCAGTAGTTCTGCGGATATCCCACTCGGAGACTCTGGTAGAGAGCAGACCTGGGCAGCCTGCGCTGCCTCAGGCAGTCACTAAGCCCTTTCCTGTTACCGTGGCCAATATTAGTCCCATTCCAGGTAGAAACTTCCGCCCCAGTGCAGAGCTTCCTGGAAGAGCCCCAGATAGTTCAGAGTGTGAGGAGTGGAAGGACGCGGCAAGGGACCCGAGTATGCAGAGCTCATTGCCGAAGATGAGGCTGAAGGCAGCTGAAGAGCCCTGCTTCACATCTACCCCTAAGTCGGAGTCCATCCAAAGGGACTACAGCTGCAGGGACAGGGTGAGACAGGAGATGAGCTTTTTCATCTGA